Proteins from a single region of Macrobrachium nipponense isolate FS-2020 chromosome 11, ASM1510439v2, whole genome shotgun sequence:
- the LOC135206430 gene encoding major facilitator superfamily domain-containing protein 12-like, protein MEEKKTMPWLTKLSYGVGHVFNDLCASMWFTYLLIFYEKVLLFDPTVAGLVLLVGQIADGISTPIVGIFSDKENKFPICARYGRRKVWHLLGSVLVFFSFPFIFNGCIGCEEATKWSQFAYYVVFVCIFQFGWACVQISHLALIPDLTTKKHQRTELNSIRYAFTVLANLGVFAITFVVLNTQKSAGETSPMPNCTMVEVNDATDAEAMGGGCSTDTVGPEDSIKFRNISLIVVVVGGFFSALFHLGVTEPAFIKPRKPEDIAIEDQKPPKEEKPVTTMRKIDWFKEKPFYQIAVLYMATRLYVNLYQVYIPLYVQETLFLSETFIATVPFVMYLAGFVGSLVMKQVNKKIGRKGTFGLGCLVGLCGCLWIWFGKGSYFTQWGIFLVAALLGIGGSTLLITSLSITADLIGHNVEGGAFVYGFMSLVDKFSNGIIIMIIQNFSSDEPWYYRSVITFACGASCLLGMGITITLINVKVGKRKGESPVMDILQDSDQSESSFQGIDNPAIGTISNGKLPDEIRSPS, encoded by the exons CGTAGCCGGTCTTGTGCTGCTGGTGGGTCAGATTGCCGACGGGATCAGTACCCCAATTGTCGGTATCTTCTCAGACAAGGAAAATAAGTTCCCTATCTGCGCCAGATACGGAAGGAGAAAAGTTTGGCATTTGTTAG GTTCTGTCCTCGTCTTCTTCAGTTTCCCCTTCATCTTCAACGGCTGCATCGGCTGTGAGGAGGCCACTAAGTGGTCCCAGTTTGCCTATTATGTCGTGTTCGTGTGCATCTTCCAATTCGGGTGGGCTTGCGTCCAGATATCCCACCTGGCACTCATTCCCGACCTGACCACCAAGAAACATCAGAGAACAGAATTAAACTCTATCAG GTACGCCTTCACAGTATTGGCCAACCTAGGAGTCTTCGCCATTACCTTCGTCGTCCTCAACACCCAGAAGTCGGCGGGTGAAACTTCACCCATGCCCAACTGCACCATGGTTGAGGTGAATGACGCCACCGACGCAGAAGCAATGGGCGGTGGGTGTTCGACTGACACCGTTGGACCAGAAGATTCCATCAAGTTTAGG AATATCTCGCTGATAGTGGTGGTCGTTGGGGGCTTCTTCTCCGCCCTCTTCCACTTGGGGGTGACAGAGCCCGCGTTCATCAAACCCCGGAAGCCCGAGGACATCGCCATCGAGGATCAGAAGCCGCCGAAGGAGGAGAAACCAGTCACTACAATGAGGAAGATCGACTGGTTTAAGGAAAAGCCTTTCTACCAGATCGCCGTCTTGTATATGGCGACCAGGCTCTACGTCAACCTTTATCAG GTGTACATTCCCCTGTACGTGCAAGAGACGCTGTTCTTGAGCGAGACCTTCATCGCCACGGTGCCTTTCGTCATGTACTTGGCCGGGTTCGTTGGGTCTTTGGTCATGAAGCAGGTCAACAAAAAAATCGGGAGAAAG GGAACCTTCGGCCTCGGCTGCCTCGTCGGGCTTTGTGGATGTCTATGGATATGGTTCGGCAAGGGGAGCTACTTCACTCAGTGGGGCATCTTCTTGGTCGCTGCTCTTCTGGGCATCGGCGGCTCTACCCTCCTCATCACCTCGCTCTCCATCACGGCTGACCTCATAGGACACAACGTCGAAGGAGGAGCTTTCGTCTACGGGTTCATGAGCCTCGTGGACAAGTTCTCCAACGgaatcatcatcatgatcatccaGAACTTCAGTTCAGACGA GCCGTGGTATTACAGGAGTGTCATCACCTTCGCATGCGGAgcctcctgcctccttgggaTGGGCATCACGATCACGCTGATCAACGTCAAAGTCGGGAAGCGCAAAG GAGAATCGCCAGTTATGGACATCCTGCAGGACTCTGACCAATCAGAATCCAGCTTCCAAGGCATCGACAACCCAGCCATAGGCACCATTTCCAACGGGAAACTCCCTGACGAGATCCGCTCTCCTTCCTAA